A genomic window from Salvia miltiorrhiza cultivar Shanhuang (shh) chromosome 5, IMPLAD_Smil_shh, whole genome shotgun sequence includes:
- the LOC130985196 gene encoding outer envelope membrane protein 7-like has protein sequence MGALTTALIAIAAVALGWCTIEIACKPCLEKGREAIDRNLNPDYDPDDDADTDTTAALHAPLNPDNAEAAAAAAAASSTVAKSV, from the coding sequence atgGGGGCGCTGACGACGGCGTTGATAGCTATAGCGGCGGTGGCGCTGGGATGGTGTACGATCGAGATCGCGTGCAAACCCTGTCTCGAGAAAGGCCGCGAAGCCATAGATCGCAACCTCAACCCCGATTACGACCCCGACGACGACGCCGACACCGACACCACCGCCGCCCTTCACGCCCCACTCAATCCCGATAATGCTGaagctgccgccgccgccgccgccgcttccTCCACCGTCGCGAAGTCCGTTTGA